A region of Paenibacillus sp. JNUCC-31 DNA encodes the following proteins:
- a CDS encoding flagellar hook-length control protein FliK — MSIVYQMTSTSSAKTTGAAQTAGTGSKGAVAGTSGDFLQTLAQSLSGGTTEDNSSAASGSLTANPLMFTFATSDDGEQTSITEILSSLFADLDSLDKALENDPSLLEDLQSLIQQMYAQLNANSGSQAEGSDEPTTETGSAASAIDLAEHPAAVRFVLQDVLTQLIAGMNEPNSAVVKNAPEFKHLLQSLQSQLQDAGIDTSITKGWTELKSILDTLGAAKDQAVQVAQTNSVQSSKQDSVVPQVLVATASNAGTKGTVESDVTASSKEVGEMDHSSIITAGELSLRSSGTAAGKPAEPVMQTSQFAKEMTQFVVNKLDIVQQKGFSEATISLRPEHLGKLDVQITLQNGQLVARFMTEHSMAKDMLEQQMMQLRSSLQAQGIQVERLEVTQNSSLGSQMYQDGGRQPGSNSQQQRRSREREEQSDDAVSTASLQEELRNWRSEHEDGTDLQRDTFTAEA, encoded by the coding sequence ATGTCGATTGTATATCAAATGACATCTACGTCATCTGCCAAGACAACAGGTGCAGCTCAGACAGCAGGAACGGGGTCCAAAGGTGCAGTTGCTGGGACGAGTGGTGATTTTCTACAAACTCTGGCACAGTCTTTGAGTGGTGGTACAACAGAGGATAACAGCTCGGCTGCTTCAGGGAGTTTAACAGCGAATCCACTTATGTTTACATTTGCAACGAGTGATGATGGCGAACAAACGTCGATCACCGAAATCCTGAGTTCGCTATTCGCAGATTTGGATTCGCTTGACAAAGCTTTGGAGAATGATCCGTCACTACTAGAGGATTTACAAAGTCTGATTCAGCAGATGTACGCTCAATTAAATGCTAATTCAGGCTCTCAAGCAGAAGGTTCAGATGAGCCCACAACTGAAACGGGAAGTGCGGCATCTGCAATTGATCTAGCGGAGCATCCCGCAGCAGTGCGTTTTGTATTACAGGACGTGCTTACACAGTTGATTGCTGGAATGAATGAGCCGAATAGTGCAGTTGTCAAAAATGCGCCTGAATTCAAGCACCTGCTTCAATCTCTTCAAAGTCAGCTGCAAGATGCTGGTATTGACACCAGTATTACTAAAGGTTGGACAGAGCTCAAATCTATTCTGGACACCTTAGGGGCAGCTAAGGATCAGGCTGTTCAAGTCGCTCAAACAAATTCCGTTCAATCGTCCAAGCAAGACTCGGTGGTACCGCAAGTTCTTGTTGCGACGGCTTCAAATGCTGGGACTAAAGGTACTGTTGAATCGGACGTAACAGCTTCTTCAAAGGAAGTTGGGGAAATGGACCATTCAAGCATCATCACAGCAGGCGAGTTGTCCTTGCGTTCATCAGGTACAGCAGCAGGTAAACCGGCTGAACCTGTAATGCAAACATCTCAATTTGCAAAAGAGATGACACAGTTTGTCGTGAACAAATTGGACATCGTGCAGCAAAAAGGATTTTCGGAGGCGACCATCTCACTTCGTCCGGAACATCTGGGTAAGCTGGATGTGCAGATTACTTTGCAAAATGGACAATTGGTTGCACGTTTTATGACAGAACATTCGATGGCGAAAGACATGCTGGAACAGCAGATGATGCAGCTGCGTAGCTCGCTTCAGGCTCAGGGCATTCAAGTGGAACGGCTTGAGGTTACTCAAAACAGTTCATTAGGTTCACAGATGTATCAAGATGGCGGACGCCAGCCAGGAAGTAACTCACAGCAGCAACGTCGTTCACGTGAACGTGAAGAACAATCGGATGACGCTGTAAGTACAGCAAGCCTTCAGGAAGAATTACGCAACTGGCGCAGCGAGCATGAAGACGGAACTGACCTTCAAAGAGACACGTTTACCGCAGAAGCTTAA
- a CDS encoding flagellar hook capping FlgD N-terminal domain-containing protein: protein MANEAISTNNTWPNYSAANKATTSAATKELGKDQFLKILITQLQNQDPMQPMEDKEFIAQMAQFSSVEQLVNISTQLKTLNQSLGAVSGMIGREISWLSSNKEDNGTLRQGIVDSIVVRDGVQYAKVGKDEIKLDEIIQVTNPAQAEGNEPPVQNVADGTEAEANQGQNNQPESSAQPEDNGNIL from the coding sequence ATGGCTAATGAAGCTATTTCAACGAATAATACCTGGCCCAACTATTCGGCTGCGAATAAAGCTACAACAAGTGCTGCAACAAAGGAGCTGGGCAAGGATCAGTTTCTGAAAATATTGATTACTCAGCTCCAGAATCAGGACCCTATGCAACCAATGGAAGATAAGGAATTTATCGCTCAGATGGCCCAGTTCAGTTCGGTAGAACAACTGGTGAATATCTCGACTCAGCTTAAGACCTTGAATCAGTCTCTTGGAGCAGTATCTGGCATGATTGGCCGAGAGATCAGTTGGCTTTCTTCTAATAAAGAGGATAACGGAACCCTCCGTCAGGGTATTGTGGATTCCATCGTTGTAAGAGACGGTGTACAGTACGCGAAAGTTGGCAAGGACGAAATCAAGTTGGATGAAATTATTCAGGTAACCAATCCAGCACAGGCTGAAGGAAATGAACCGCCTGTTCAGAACGTCGCAGATGGAACTGAAGCTGAAGCGAACCAGGGCCAGAACAATCAACCGGAATCCTCAGCACAGCCTGAAGACAATGGAAACATATTATGA
- a CDS encoding TIGR02530 family flagellar biosynthesis protein — translation MSDRITVGQLYTGPITPNLLNRSKTGDTSNGPERPFAQVLEDNLLKLSNHAAKRLEQRGIELKTEQMQQIGTALDKAAAKGAKESLILMQDMAFIVNVKNRTVVTAMDSESMKNNVFTQIDSAVIIS, via the coding sequence ATGAGTGATCGGATAACCGTAGGCCAGCTGTATACAGGTCCGATTACGCCCAATTTGCTTAATCGCTCCAAAACGGGAGACACATCCAATGGTCCTGAACGACCTTTTGCCCAGGTACTGGAAGACAATCTTCTGAAATTGAGTAATCATGCTGCCAAAAGATTGGAACAGCGTGGTATTGAACTCAAGACTGAGCAGATGCAGCAAATCGGAACTGCCTTGGATAAGGCCGCTGCCAAAGGAGCCAAGGAATCCTTGATTCTGATGCAGGATATGGCCTTTATCGTGAATGTCAAAAATCGCACTGTCGTCACAGCCATGGATAGTGAGAGCATGAAGAACAATGTATTCACTCAGATTGATAGTGCTGTAATCATTTCTTGA
- the flgG gene encoding flagellar basal body rod protein FlgG: protein MLKSMYSGVSGMRGFQTKLDVIGNNIANVNTVGFKGSRVMFKDIMSQTTAGVTAPTDTPTGGVNAKQIGLGVSVGSIDTLHLAGSPMTTNNPTDLRINGDGFFLVRLSEDQEVPYLTRAGDFHVDAARNLLTSDGLFVMDSGGGNITIPDDVVSFTIGQDGTINQTMADGTIEPGPQIGIGKVVNPEGLEKIGGNLYRMTANANPDGALEPLTANSAEDGTGSIIAGQLEMSNVDLTGEFTEMIVAQRGFQANSRIITTSDEVLQEVVNLKR, encoded by the coding sequence ATGTTGAAATCAATGTACTCAGGCGTTTCCGGGATGCGGGGTTTTCAAACAAAACTCGATGTAATCGGTAATAATATTGCGAACGTAAATACGGTTGGATTCAAGGGAAGTCGTGTTATGTTCAAAGATATTATGAGCCAAACGACAGCAGGGGTAACTGCTCCGACGGATACTCCAACCGGTGGTGTGAACGCAAAGCAAATCGGTTTGGGTGTATCTGTAGGTTCTATTGACACATTGCATCTTGCGGGAAGTCCTATGACAACAAACAATCCAACAGATTTGCGTATTAATGGAGATGGTTTTTTCCTGGTACGATTGAGCGAAGATCAGGAAGTTCCCTACCTTACTCGCGCCGGTGATTTCCACGTTGATGCGGCACGCAACCTTCTGACTTCAGACGGTCTGTTTGTAATGGACAGCGGTGGTGGCAACATTACCATTCCTGATGATGTTGTTTCATTCACGATTGGTCAGGACGGAACAATCAACCAGACTATGGCTGACGGAACGATCGAGCCAGGTCCACAGATTGGAATCGGTAAAGTAGTCAATCCGGAAGGACTTGAAAAAATCGGGGGCAACCTGTATCGCATGACTGCAAATGCCAATCCGGATGGTGCACTTGAACCTTTGACAGCCAATAGTGCAGAAGATGGAACAGGTTCAATTATTGCAGGACAACTTGAAATGTCCAATGTGGATCTGACTGGTGAATTTACAGAAATGATCGTAGCTCAGCGTGGATTCCAGGCGAACTCGCGGATCATTACAACATCCGATGAAGTGCTTCAGGAAGTAGTTAACCTGAAACGTTAA
- a CDS encoding flagellar FlbD family protein yields MISVTRLNGSPMWLNALMVEIVEETPDTYITLVTGKRLIVLEKADEVISKIKEYNREIGVQAATIKVQQTEES; encoded by the coding sequence ATGATTTCGGTTACGCGGTTAAATGGTTCTCCCATGTGGTTAAATGCGCTGATGGTTGAGATTGTAGAAGAAACACCGGACACGTATATTACTCTGGTAACCGGAAAGAGACTCATTGTGCTTGAAAAAGCGGATGAAGTCATTTCCAAAATTAAAGAATACAACCGTGAAATCGGGGTTCAGGCAGCCACTATCAAAGTGCAGCAAACGGAGGAGTCCTGA
- a CDS encoding flagellar basal body-associated FliL family protein — protein MKKMLPWLATSLLAITLIVVVVFVFMQGQNGNKVDTHTAAAAEEKKMTADEIVEVSSELGEIKTNLADIDHVVVVSFSFKLSDKKAKEDFEKIKEITVKPIIIQTFADTKTDELATAKGRIQFNKNLTELINEALPEGKLVSTSFSAFVMAPM, from the coding sequence ATGAAAAAGATGTTGCCATGGCTTGCAACTAGCTTGTTAGCTATAACACTCATTGTGGTGGTTGTGTTTGTATTTATGCAAGGACAGAATGGGAATAAGGTTGATACACATACGGCAGCCGCTGCTGAAGAGAAGAAAATGACTGCAGATGAGATTGTTGAAGTTTCCTCAGAGCTTGGTGAAATCAAAACCAACTTGGCTGATATAGACCATGTTGTCGTTGTAAGTTTTTCTTTCAAATTGTCTGACAAAAAGGCTAAAGAAGATTTTGAGAAAATTAAGGAAATTACGGTGAAACCTATTATCATTCAGACTTTTGCGGATACCAAAACTGATGAGCTCGCTACAGCGAAAGGTCGCATTCAATTTAATAAAAATTTGACCGAGCTTATTAATGAAGCATTGCCAGAAGGTAAGCTTGTTAGCACTAGTTTTTCTGCTTTTGTGATGGCGCCGATGTAA
- the fliM gene encoding flagellar motor switch protein FliM, protein MVDVLSQNEIDALLAALSSGEMDAEELKKEETQKKIRSYDFKRAVRFSKDHIRSLTRIHENFARFLTTYFSAQLRTFVQINVVQVEQLPYDEFIRSIPKMTILNIFEAEPLQGRMVMEVHPNVGYAMLDRLLGGTGNAPTKIASMTEIETTIMERIFSRAFESLQEAWKTVLDISPRMEALETNPQFMQIVSPNETIALISLSTKIGDTTGMINLCIPHVVLEPIMSRLSTHQWFVSEKKTRAPEEYDALRERVNKAKLPVVAELGESRISIAEFLGLSIGDVITLNKPVDEGLSIKVGDRLKYMGSPGTIKDRVAVQIDEIVTEGVEEFDE, encoded by the coding sequence ATGGTGGATGTATTATCACAAAATGAGATTGACGCCCTATTAGCAGCCCTATCCTCTGGTGAGATGGATGCTGAGGAATTGAAGAAGGAAGAAACTCAGAAGAAAATTAGATCGTACGATTTTAAGCGGGCAGTTCGATTTTCCAAAGATCATATTCGTAGCTTGACCCGTATTCACGAAAACTTTGCACGCTTTCTCACCACTTATTTTTCAGCCCAACTGCGGACGTTCGTTCAGATCAATGTCGTTCAGGTTGAACAGTTGCCTTATGACGAGTTTATCCGCTCTATTCCGAAGATGACGATATTGAACATATTTGAGGCGGAGCCATTACAGGGACGGATGGTGATGGAGGTTCATCCCAACGTGGGGTACGCAATGCTGGACCGCCTGTTGGGCGGAACGGGGAATGCACCAACAAAGATCGCATCGATGACGGAAATAGAGACGACGATTATGGAGCGGATTTTCAGCCGAGCGTTTGAGAGTTTGCAGGAAGCATGGAAGACAGTGTTGGATATTTCTCCAAGGATGGAAGCGCTGGAGACCAATCCGCAATTTATGCAGATTGTATCACCCAATGAGACCATTGCTCTGATCTCGCTGAGTACCAAAATCGGTGACACCACAGGCATGATCAATTTGTGTATCCCGCATGTCGTTCTTGAACCTATTATGTCCCGCTTGTCGACTCATCAGTGGTTTGTTTCGGAGAAAAAGACAAGAGCTCCAGAAGAGTACGATGCTCTCAGAGAACGAGTGAACAAAGCCAAACTGCCTGTCGTTGCGGAATTGGGAGAATCCAGGATATCGATTGCTGAATTTCTGGGTCTGTCTATTGGCGATGTTATCACGTTGAACAAACCGGTTGATGAGGGGTTGTCCATTAAAGTGGGCGATAGGCTGAAGTATATGGGGAGCCCGGGAACGATTAAAGATCGTGTGGCTGTGCAAATAGACGAGATTGTCACCGAAGGAGTTGAAGAATTTGACGAGTAA
- the fliY gene encoding flagellar motor switch phosphatase FliY translates to MTSKDYLSQEEIDALLRQSESMNSTEPAEKTVDDFLTELEQDALGEIGNITFGSAATALSTLLGLKVDITTPKVSIISRTQFEEAFPKPHVAVHVNYVDGFEGINSLVIKKRDAQVIADLMLGGEGNPVDEELNEIHISAVQEAMNQMMGSSATSMSTIFNRFVNISPPGIDILNMESGEGVSNLPDDETLIQVSFRLLIGDLIDSNLMQLLPVHFAKEMVEMLIGGAQESTANAPVVSTPEPAPVAPPAAATPQPPVAHEQPPVQQQMPPQPSQPPAQDYNGYGQAPMGMPQGMPPQQPYGMPPQQPYGVPQHYGGVPNRNVNVQPVQFANLQNGAFGQVDENNLNLLMDIPLKVTVELGRTQKQIKDILELSQGSIVELDKLAGEPVDILVNNKLIAKGEVVVIDENFGVRVIDIVSQWDRIQKLQ, encoded by the coding sequence TTGACGAGTAAGGATTATTTATCCCAGGAAGAAATCGATGCTTTGCTCCGGCAATCGGAATCGATGAATAGTACAGAACCAGCAGAGAAAACGGTTGATGATTTTTTGACTGAGCTGGAACAGGATGCTTTGGGTGAGATTGGTAACATTACATTTGGTAGCGCAGCGACAGCTTTGTCCACGCTATTGGGCCTAAAAGTAGATATTACAACCCCTAAGGTTTCCATCATCAGCCGGACACAGTTTGAAGAAGCGTTTCCCAAGCCCCATGTTGCAGTTCATGTGAATTATGTGGATGGATTTGAAGGGATTAACTCGCTAGTAATCAAGAAGCGCGATGCTCAAGTCATAGCCGATCTAATGCTTGGTGGAGAAGGAAACCCAGTCGATGAAGAACTGAACGAAATCCATATTAGTGCAGTGCAGGAAGCAATGAACCAGATGATGGGTTCTTCTGCTACATCCATGTCCACGATCTTTAACCGTTTTGTGAATATTTCTCCTCCGGGAATTGATATTCTCAACATGGAAAGTGGTGAGGGGGTCAGTAACCTTCCAGATGATGAGACGCTGATCCAAGTATCATTCCGTCTATTGATTGGTGATCTGATAGATTCCAATCTGATGCAGCTCCTACCAGTGCATTTTGCCAAAGAGATGGTAGAGATGTTGATCGGGGGCGCCCAGGAGTCTACAGCGAATGCACCAGTTGTGTCAACACCTGAGCCAGCACCTGTAGCACCGCCAGCAGCAGCAACACCACAACCACCGGTTGCACATGAGCAACCTCCGGTTCAGCAGCAGATGCCGCCACAACCTTCACAGCCGCCTGCTCAGGACTATAACGGATATGGCCAGGCTCCGATGGGAATGCCTCAAGGGATGCCGCCACAACAGCCTTATGGCATGCCTCCGCAGCAACCTTATGGTGTACCACAGCATTACGGCGGTGTACCGAATAGGAATGTAAACGTACAACCGGTTCAGTTCGCCAATTTACAAAATGGGGCGTTCGGTCAGGTGGACGAAAACAATTTGAATTTATTGATGGACATTCCCCTTAAAGTCACCGTAGAATTAGGGAGGACCCAGAAGCAAATTAAGGATATTTTAGAACTGTCACAAGGTTCAATTGTCGAACTGGACAAACTGGCTGGTGAACCTGTCGATATTTTGGTAAATAACAAGTTGATTGCCAAAGGTGAGGTTGTCGTAATCGACGAAAACTTTGGTGTTAGAGTTATAGATATCGTAAGCCAATGGGACCGAATTCAGAAATTACAATAA
- a CDS encoding response regulator, producing MANRILVVDDAAFMRMMIRDILSKNGYEVVGEAQDGSQAIEKFKELRPDLITMDITMPEMDGIAALKEIKKIDANAKVIMCSAMGQQAMVIDAIQAGAKDFIVKPFQSDRVIEAISKTLGV from the coding sequence ATGGCAAACCGAATTTTAGTCGTGGACGACGCTGCATTTATGAGAATGATGATCCGGGACATTTTGTCCAAAAACGGATACGAGGTCGTTGGCGAAGCACAGGATGGATCACAAGCAATTGAGAAGTTTAAGGAGCTTCGTCCTGATCTGATTACAATGGATATTACCATGCCTGAGATGGATGGTATTGCAGCATTGAAAGAAATTAAAAAAATTGATGCTAACGCTAAAGTGATTATGTGCTCTGCAATGGGCCAACAAGCGATGGTTATTGATGCAATCCAGGCCGGAGCTAAAGATTTCATCGTGAAGCCGTTCCAATCTGACCGGGTTATCGAAGCAATCAGCAAAACGCTGGGCGTTTAA
- a CDS encoding flagellar biosynthetic protein FliO, producing MAQDKIPEGVDTGVNYYFQLVWVIVVLAVILVLIVYLIRFLNKRNQRWFRNGTIRILGGVGLGPNKSLQIIEIGGSVYLLGVGDDIQLVDKVSDLEEAQRIIDSFERDASAQQGSLSPLIAKLAARLRKDEPPREMELEDTTSFHELFESKLRQMPNRKEKMEKVLEEDNTTDRSRDS from the coding sequence ATGGCTCAGGATAAGATTCCAGAAGGTGTGGACACGGGAGTCAATTATTATTTTCAGCTTGTATGGGTGATTGTTGTCCTGGCCGTCATACTGGTTCTTATAGTCTATCTGATTCGTTTTCTAAACAAACGGAATCAGCGATGGTTCCGGAACGGCACAATTCGCATTCTGGGTGGGGTCGGACTGGGACCAAACAAGTCGCTGCAAATTATAGAAATTGGCGGTAGCGTTTATCTACTCGGTGTGGGCGATGACATACAGCTGGTGGATAAGGTTTCGGATCTTGAAGAGGCACAGCGAATCATTGATTCATTTGAACGGGATGCGTCAGCACAACAGGGGAGTCTTTCGCCTCTCATTGCAAAGTTGGCAGCTCGCTTGCGCAAAGATGAACCGCCCCGGGAAATGGAACTTGAGGATACAACCTCTTTTCACGAACTGTTTGAATCCAAGCTTCGGCAGATGCCTAACCGTAAAGAGAAGATGGAGAAGGTCCTGGAAGAAGACAATACTACAGATCGGTCGAGGGATTCATGA
- the fliP gene encoding flagellar type III secretion system pore protein FliP (The bacterial flagellar biogenesis protein FliP forms a type III secretion system (T3SS)-type pore required for flagellar assembly.) produces MKKKIWLACFFIGLISLASVTGAFAEPIPNIDIQIGNGDGGTPSTSSLSIILLITVLSIAPALLVLMTSFTRIVIVLGFVRTSLGTQQMPPNQVLVGLALFLTLFIMSPTLSSINQVALQPYLKGDITQTEALEKAADPMKKFMFSHTREKDLLLFMKYNQTEKPSTYQDIPITVMVPAYAISELKTAFQMGFMIFIPFLVIDIVVASTLMAMGMMMLPPVMISLPFKILLFVLVDGWYLVVKSLLLSFNT; encoded by the coding sequence ATGAAGAAAAAGATTTGGTTAGCGTGTTTTTTCATAGGACTCATCAGTCTGGCATCCGTTACTGGTGCCTTTGCCGAACCGATTCCGAATATTGATATTCAAATTGGAAACGGGGATGGGGGCACACCAAGTACGAGCTCACTATCCATTATCCTATTGATCACGGTACTTAGTATAGCGCCAGCTTTGCTGGTACTGATGACCAGTTTTACCCGGATTGTTATCGTTCTCGGTTTTGTGCGGACATCCTTGGGTACGCAGCAAATGCCACCCAATCAGGTCCTGGTCGGATTGGCACTTTTTCTAACACTTTTTATCATGTCGCCAACATTGTCCTCCATTAATCAAGTAGCGCTTCAGCCCTACCTTAAAGGAGACATCACACAAACCGAAGCGTTGGAAAAAGCAGCAGATCCCATGAAGAAGTTTATGTTCTCTCATACTAGGGAGAAAGACCTACTTCTTTTTATGAAGTACAATCAAACCGAAAAGCCTAGCACATACCAGGATATTCCTATCACTGTGATGGTACCGGCATATGCAATCAGTGAGTTGAAGACAGCATTTCAGATGGGCTTTATGATTTTTATTCCATTTCTGGTTATAGACATTGTGGTCGCGAGTACACTCATGGCTATGGGGATGATGATGCTTCCGCCAGTCATGATCTCATTACCTTTCAAAATACTACTATTTGTACTTGTCGATGGCTGGTATCTGGTCGTGAAGTCACTGTTGCTGAGTTTTAACACTTGA
- the fliQ gene encoding flagellar biosynthesis protein FliQ produces MTSEFIIGLAGKAVYTSLLASAPMLILALVVGLIISVFQATTQIQEQTLAFVPKIIAVLLAVLLFGPWILNILVDFTYNILDNLYRYIG; encoded by the coding sequence ATGACTTCGGAGTTTATTATCGGTCTGGCCGGGAAAGCAGTGTATACTTCACTGTTGGCCAGCGCACCCATGCTTATTCTAGCTCTGGTTGTAGGACTCATAATCAGTGTGTTTCAGGCAACAACTCAAATTCAGGAGCAAACACTGGCCTTTGTACCTAAAATCATTGCCGTTCTTCTGGCAGTACTGTTGTTTGGGCCCTGGATATTGAATATACTGGTCGATTTCACGTATAACATTCTCGATAATTTATACAGATACATAGGGTAG
- the fliR gene encoding flagellar biosynthetic protein FliR, translated as METLLQSFPVALLMFCRIASFFVTAPIFSARNVPNSLKVGLSAFVTLTVYMVYGINQVVPTDLSYILLIIREILIGLLLGFVAYLIMTAVQTAGTFIDLQIGFGMANVYDPMTGASAPLTGNFKYAFAVLLFLTMNGHHYLLDAIVYSYRWIPLSNAFFLRLADGSIAEFLVRTLGESFMLAFQMSAPIVVALFLTDVGLGFLAKTAPQFNVFAVGMPLKVLVGLAILLLLVPSFAFVFSQLFEVMFRSMEKLLGTIGQRPG; from the coding sequence ATGGAGACATTATTGCAAAGTTTTCCTGTCGCTCTGCTTATGTTTTGTCGAATAGCATCATTTTTTGTAACTGCGCCTATCTTCTCGGCTCGGAATGTGCCGAATTCTCTTAAAGTCGGTTTATCGGCATTTGTAACATTGACTGTATATATGGTATATGGCATAAACCAGGTCGTTCCTACAGATCTGAGCTATATCCTGCTGATCATCCGGGAAATATTAATCGGTTTGCTGCTCGGCTTTGTAGCCTATCTGATAATGACCGCAGTTCAGACAGCCGGAACATTTATTGATCTTCAGATTGGTTTTGGTATGGCCAATGTATATGATCCGATGACTGGTGCCTCTGCACCGCTTACAGGTAACTTCAAATATGCTTTTGCTGTGCTGCTCTTTCTGACAATGAACGGACATCATTATCTGCTTGATGCCATTGTATACAGTTATCGCTGGATTCCGTTGTCGAATGCATTTTTTCTGCGATTGGCGGATGGGAGTATTGCTGAATTTTTGGTGCGTACATTGGGTGAATCTTTTATGTTGGCTTTTCAGATGTCTGCACCGATTGTAGTTGCCTTATTTTTGACGGATGTTGGATTGGGATTCTTGGCGAAGACAGCTCCACAATTCAATGTCTTTGCCGTCGGAATGCCGCTTAAGGTACTTGTTGGGCTTGCTATTTTGCTTTTGCTGGTTCCCAGTTTCGCCTTTGTGTTTAGTCAATTGTTCGAAGTGATGTTCAGATCCATGGAAAAATTGCTTGGGACCATTGGACAAAGGCCGGGCTGA
- the flhB gene encoding flagellar biosynthesis protein FlhB, whose product MKYQLDLQMFAGEKTEKATPKKRQDTRKKGQVVKSMELSGASILLFTFLIMMMFSDFYKERMVRLFTDIFINRLSMEVTGENVVALMMRYGIEVMLLLAPVLLGAALVALIVNYMQVGFLLVGEGLKPKLEKLDPIKGFKNIFSLRSLVEFAKSIMKMSIIGYLVYSTIRGAQSDIAALSHFSLDAILHFAASLTLNLGIKIAVALLVLAVLDYMYQKYDYEKNIRMSKQDIKDEYKKMEGDPLIKGKIRERQRRMAVQRMMQEVPKADVIITNPTHFAVALKYEGSEMEAPQIIAKGQDYVALRIKEIAKEHGVITMENKPLARALFQRAEIGDAIPADLFQAVAEVLAYVYKLKGRTK is encoded by the coding sequence ATGAAATATCAACTCGACCTCCAGATGTTCGCAGGGGAAAAGACAGAGAAGGCTACACCGAAAAAGAGACAGGATACGCGAAAAAAAGGACAGGTTGTCAAAAGTATGGAGCTGTCCGGTGCATCCATTCTGCTATTCACATTTTTGATTATGATGATGTTCAGTGACTTTTATAAAGAACGAATGGTTCGACTGTTTACAGATATCTTCATTAATCGGCTGAGTATGGAGGTCACCGGGGAGAACGTTGTGGCATTAATGATGCGTTATGGCATCGAAGTGATGCTGTTGTTAGCTCCTGTTTTGCTCGGTGCGGCACTTGTTGCATTAATCGTCAATTACATGCAGGTTGGCTTTCTGCTTGTGGGAGAGGGTTTGAAGCCGAAACTGGAAAAGTTGGATCCGATCAAAGGGTTTAAAAACATTTTTTCACTTCGCTCGTTGGTGGAGTTTGCTAAATCCATTATGAAAATGTCGATTATTGGATACCTCGTTTATAGCACAATTCGAGGAGCACAGTCTGATATAGCAGCTCTGTCTCATTTTTCACTGGATGCCATATTGCACTTTGCAGCTTCGCTGACATTGAATTTGGGCATCAAGATCGCGGTAGCTCTGTTGGTGCTTGCTGTACTTGATTATATGTATCAGAAGTACGATTACGAGAAAAACATCCGTATGTCCAAGCAAGACATCAAGGACGAATACAAAAAAATGGAAGGTGACCCGCTGATTAAAGGCAAGATCAGGGAGCGTCAGCGTCGTATGGCTGTTCAGCGGATGATGCAGGAAGTTCCCAAAGCGGATGTAATCATTACGAACCCGACACACTTTGCCGTTGCGCTTAAGTATGAAGGGTCCGAGATGGAAGCACCGCAGATTATAGCCAAAGGTCAGGATTATGTTGCCTTGCGTATTAAGGAAATTGCCAAAGAGCACGGTGTCATTACGATGGAAAACAAGCCGCTGGCACGGGCATTGTTCCAGAGAGCCGAGATTGGCGACGCCATACCGGCTGATTTGTTTCAAGCGGTAGCTGAAGTGCTGGCTTATGTATATAAATTAAAGGGCAGAACGAAATAA